The Gossypium hirsutum isolate 1008001.06 chromosome D02, Gossypium_hirsutum_v2.1, whole genome shotgun sequence region CTCTAAGTGATCTATGCAATCTTAGCCAAATGTCATTCCAAAAATTAATCATTCTACCATCATTAATAGTCCATATGACATTATTTAGAACCTCAGGCCAAACCTTCGACAAGGACATGCAAACAAAAGAACAATTGGTCCATGTAATAAACGACGGTAGAACGCCATCCATCATCCTATACTTTTTTTGCAGAATGCGACCCAAAACGCCTCTGTATTAGTCAACAATTGGTAGTCAAGTTCGAGGAGAAAATCTTTATTCTAATCATCTAAATTCCGCAATCCAAGGCCCTTTCTCTCAACAAGCCAACAACAATCTTCCCAAGCTAAAAGTGTCGATTTATGTTCTAACAAAGAAGATCCCTAAATAAAGTTCCAAGTGTGCTTCTCAATTTCTCAGCATATAGAAACAAGCAAGTGAATGGTGCCCATAAAATAATTGGGTATAGCTAACAAAATAGATTTAGcccataaaataattttgttaatttgacgctcactttctttcttttttgaacaTAATTCTCACGTTctttatttgatgaaaattcacgATATAAAATCTATGGTAAGCTTACAACAATTATCTCTCTATAGTAACATATTATTATAGGTGTCTAACAGTCACATCTCTATAATATGTAAAATACAGGCAGACAAATGGGGCTATTATAGAAAAGATTAACTATAGTTAATTAGGTCCAAAACATTTTTTTAACCATCAAAGCCtttgatttttaatattaaaagaaaagtaTTTTAAACTAATTTACATTTAAAGTTGACgtgaatttgatgagaatagtttattaaataaaaaaataaaatatttaatttttttaaagtacaaACTTAatcttttgaaaactttaattattcttttaaattctatattaatgttaaaatgtacatctacaaaaaattaaaataagagcctgaaattcaaaatatttttcactTCTAACATGACTTTTATggctaaaaatcataaattagagatttatttaattacaagAATTATATAAGGGCTACTTTAGACAAAGAGTGGTAATTTAAGGAGTTTTTAGTATATTTTACCTTTTTCACAAACGAGACCCCTTCAACTTAATTATAATCAAGAAACACCTAAAGGAAAGCTTTATTTATATAATGACTTAACAAAATCTACTCATTTAAGAACTTAATTAAGTTATGATCTAAGCTTTGTTGCTTCCAATAAATGTCTTTTCCGACTTTAGCGTGACAAGTAATCCAATGAACTACGTTGATAAACTGGTATGTACACACACAACAAGCAAGTGTCCTCTCTGAAGATTTTATTTACTGTCTAAAATGAAATGGCATCGAAAGTTGGAAGAAGAGTGGCGTTTAAGCAAAATAATCCCTTCTCTGCTTCATATTTTCTTGGTCCTAATTACAACTCATTTTCTTCCAGAGAGACATACTTTGACCTAAGTATTAAATGCAGGTCCTCAATCTTTTCTATATATTTCGCGACAAATTAAACTTCAAGGCAGTGTCGGTCACTTGTGTTGAAGATGCCTCTAGGTGTTGTTGTTCGGCTTAGTCCCACATCGAATACGTGGTTTTAATAGTGCATTGACTGCCGATTCAACCTGCAGATGATCTACCAAGAAGAGTGAGAGCGAGCGGCTACTTTCATCTAAATTACACGGCATTGGCATCTTCACGCCCTTTTGTCGGTTCATTGTTTGAGTGGATCATGTGGCTTTTgctatgtattaaaattttaatgttgaaTCTATTTTTATCCTAACTCTTTTCTTAATCTTTGTTGTTTTGAGACGAGAGGAGGTGCATGCATGTACTGTCACATTGCATGTTCCACCCTCATCAAAGTCAACTGTTAAAACTTACCTTTCTCGGAATCTAAGGAgagatgttaaattttttttggcaCCATTAGTTGACTCATTCTCGACAAACACAAATTCATCcaataatgttttaaaaggaCATGCATCACTTCAAGTTTACTAAAATTTACAGTCGGGTCCCATAAACTCGAGCTCTTCTCCTACTAATGTAGTAGTTGTCTTGTTGATGAAGATGCTCACATTGGGTGTTGGAAAAGATTATGGCCTATTTGCCAGCTTGCATTACGATTTGCCACAGTGTGTGAGAGTGACTGTGGAAAAAGACCCAACCTTGGAGACATACCAAACATATAACaagttttttctctttttcaatagcTGTACAAACCAAGATCTCATTCTCCAATGACATATCTTAATATAtgcagaaaagaaagaaaaaaagaactgtAATCATACCTCAATGCTATACATACACAAGGAAATAATTTTAAGTGATAAAAACATTATGCAAGTTTTGTTTCATGAACAAAGCCTGGGCAAGGATCTTGCAGTGCTATGAGTTGTTGGTGTTTTGGATTTCATGAGTTTGGCCATCTGGGCCTGCATTTTCTTGCAGAGTTTCTCCAGTTCAATCACCCTCCATTGCATCCCCTGTAAATGAGCTCTGAGGTTCTCGTTGTCGCCCGATATGTCTAATCTCCCTGAATAAAGAACAATTTGTTCACTACCTTCACCTTTCTTTGCCTTGGCTCGGGTTTCATTGAGTTTACAAGGGGAATCCATGTCGGATTTACTGTTCTTAGTGCCCTGCAATAAGTTCTTAAGCTTCAATTGCTGGGAAAAAAGAGCTTCTACCGAGCTTTTTGAAGGAAATTTCGCATTCTGGGAAAGGTGTACGCAAGCATCCGAAGAGAGCTTCTCATAGTTCAGTGCGCAACAGATCTTCAGTTTTTCTTCTTCTGACAACCCTGCATGCACCTATTAAAACCATGTTTAGTGCAAATGCATCAGATATGATAGTGGAGTAACTTGTATGAAAAAGATCAAAGTACTACCTCCAGATAAACGTCGATTGCGTGGTATAATTCATCCCAACAGTCCCTAGCAGAATCCGGCAAGGCCACCACCAATGCTAGAAACTTCGAAAATCTTAAAAAAGGATCCGGAGCTACTTCTGCAATATACAGATCCATCAAGCTAGCAACCTTCTTCATTCGTGTTGGTGATAATCGCCAGCCTCCTTCACGTAGAAATGCTTTCAGAAATCTAAGAACCAGGTTCACATCATATAAACAACTTGTTCCATATGGAGATGGGATGAGCAGGTTGTCTAATGTTGCTTGATCCATTTGAGAACCTATCATACACTCCAACTTGTTCCTGCTACTTTTGCTTATGTTCAAATTCAGCACCACACGAAGAACCCCGAACAAACTCTTGCATGAAATGCAACTCGGATCAAGAGTGTAAAGCCCATCGATCACGATCTCTAGAACTTGGCGTTTCTCATCAGATGAAGCGGTGAAGAACTTTGACTTCTGGTAATACAAGAGGAACCGACTGATGATCACTTGATTGTACTTACGAGAGACCATAGATTTTACCAGCATTTCAACCAAATTGGGACTCAGAACAGAAAGGTCTTCGAACCACCAATTTGCTCGAGAGAAGCTGTTCTTCAAACTCTCGGTACTTCTAGTATCGCAGGAAAGCCGTAACCCCGAGCTATCCGGAGACGAAGTAGACGCACAAGGACTCGCTTCACAAGTGATAGCCAACCTCCCAACAATTGAATCCAAGCATTTTTCAAGAATACCTGAAGAAGTTGCAACCTGCTGCATTTCCTGGCAATGCTTCAAAGCAACCAAAAGATCAGGCCAAGTCCAGTACCCGAGTTCTTCAATGCATTTCTTGGTTTTTTCTAACAGATTACAGTTTCCTGACACAGATTTGCTCATCTCCATGAATTCAGCAGCAGAATATAACAAGGAAATGTTTGAAGGATTTATATCAATTTCTCCTTTGTTATAACAAAACCTTGATATAAGCTCAAAATTCTCAGCTCCTCCAGGAAAGTCATTAAATATCACTTTATTTCTGTTGGCACCTGTGGATTTACCAAACAATTTGCTTAACCTGCCTGAGAATGAACATATAATTTTCTGCCAATAACCAGACAAGAATATTAGATGacaaaacaaataattaaccAAAACTTAAATACTCTAGCAGGGTTAAAATCTAGAATGTCTTTTGTCCAAGGAATGAGAATTGCAGAGAAAAGTGGGAGGATGGAACACAAAACAGGACAAATTAGAGAATTATTGTAAAAACAGTCCCCCAATCACTTTCCTGTAAGAATCTTGCAGGGCTAAACCAAGAGAACATTAAAAAAGGAAGAGAGCTGAGAGGtcattatttaagtaataaattaagtGATGGGgtaataaattgcaaagatgtGAACTAATCATCCCAGTAATGAAGGGAAATGAACGGTAATGAATGCCAATGGAAGCAATCCTTAAGTCCAACTCAAAAACTGgtgaataaaaacaaaatttgagaCATGAAACATTAAAGCACCCTAACAACAGCAATAAATGAAAAGGGGGAGGGGGGCAAGGTGAAAGAAAACAGAACAGAAAGCCCTACACACTTTTGGACTAAAATGGAGAGAACATGGTGATTCTCTAGAAAGAAGAACAAGAGCTAAATGAACTTGTGACCCACATCTTTGCAGTGTAGGTAGGGAATTAAATGTTTAGAATGAAAAATTCTAGAGAGTAAAATTTACAAGAGAATGTGACAATAAATTCCACATTTCTCACAGTGCAAAAATCTTAGACACACAAAACAAAAGCATGCCTATAACCTATGCAAAATCTCAAACACTATATGTTCATaataacaacttttttttttggcattttgAAGAGAAAGCTAGAAACCCTAAAAGAAAAGGTGTTcctttttaccataaaagaaaTAACTTTATAAGAACATAATTACCTTGTCTAGTAGGAAAGTCTCCTCTCCATTGATATCTGCTTCAAGATCACAGCAAACTGCCATAACCCAGAATAAACAAAACTCACCTCAAATCAagagatttttttgtttttggaacTTGTATCAGAAAATCACcgaaaagaaaaaaacttttttCACCACCCAACAAGACAAAGCCAAAAGGGAAGTGAGGAGAAGCACAGAAAAAGTCACAGAACCATATATAAGAATTCTTTAGATGAGGAAGAAGACAAATAGAAACCAGCGATTATACAGACTAAAttatccaaaaagaaaaagaaaaagaaaagattccATAGTCAATGAACTGACTTTGGTTCAGCAAAATGAGGGAGTAGTAATAGAGAAAACTAAAAAAGGAGTGCAACACCAAGAAGCGACAGTCACAGTGTGTGTGTGTAAAGACAAAGAAGAGATATTAGAATATCATAAGGCCAGTAGTAATTTAACCAGAGAAAATAGaagacagagagagagagagcgggAGGGAGACTATAAACTATAAACAGTTGTCGTGTGACCACTAACCTCAACCTGACATTCTTGCTAAAAGAAAGTACTTTTGTATGTAATAATATAGTGATAATTTctttgatttaaaatattaaaaaagtgggaataattgtatatattatacTAAAAAACAGTGAGTTTTCTTGGGGAGAGGGGAGGAGGACCCTCTTATAAAGCTTCGAACCCAAGCTTTTTCGTTGGCTTTTCCTTGTCTCTCGTCCCATTTTCCTCGTCGCCAGTCTCTCTAGACCCGTGCACCCCCCACCACCCAATTtcatacttaaatattttttatatttcttttatataattaagctatcattgataTGCTAACCCTCTCACGAGTTAAGAGATATTCTTACATTTTCAATCTAATCATAGCCCTTAACTCCCTCGTAAAGGTGATTATGAGTTGGGTGATCCGACCCGGCCCGACAGCCCATTCAAAATATGATAGGATTTgtgtaaaaatataagtttgaaatatgggtttggacaaaaaataatgCCCGTTTAGAAAATAGACCGGGCCTTAGGCAAAAAAATTTTTGGccgagcccggcccgacccaaatatataataaatatatatttttatttttaaattacatttCTCATTTCCCTTTAGacatttagtatttatataataaatatatataataaatatttttttatttttttattttaaagtattttaaaatactttttttattttttatttttaaaacacatTTCCGAATATAATAAATTGGTTGCAAAAAGGACGATGAGGATGATGTTTCTTCGGTTGCTTTTTAGGACACTTCCtttttaattgttgaaaatttattttagcttacaatttatattttgttataaaattaaatatgttattggTTAATGTATAGATATTTTAgttggttgattatattttgtaggttttttatacaattttggtGTTTACTAAAAAAAACGGACCGGGTCGGACCGGGCTtgggcttaggaattttttctcgggctgggcctggacaaaatttcaagcccatattttgggccaggccgggccTGGTCCTAGGATGCTAGCCAAACATTTTTTTTTGGcctggcccatgatcacctctactccCTCGCATATTTTTTTAAGGGATAAAATGTGCttatagtccctgtacttttcaaaaattaagaatttagttATTATACTTCTATTTCTAGAAATATAGTCTCTctgcttttgaaattttaaaatttagtttcaatagttaacactattaatttttttagttaaatttgttgtgacattttgaaattaaaaaactaCTCACTCGGtagccatgtaattaaaaaaagataTTGTAATTAACCTAcacttaacaaaaaaatttaatagttggacctaaattttgaaatttaaaaaaaagagggactaaattcctaaaaatacaaGTACAAGGACTAAgttcttaatttttgaaaattacaagGATTAtggacatattttaacctttttaaataTGCGATAAGTCCTTGTACATTTTGTAAAATTGAAATTCAGTTCATTTTtaattgttaacactattaaaattatttttcttaaatttagattcattacaatattcctttttttagttacattaacaccaagtgagtattttttatttattccaaaATGCTACACTAACTGTAATACCCCTCACCCGGATTGAATCGATATATCACGAGCAAGGGATATGGACACTAAGATTACTTAACTTGAACATCAATTTCAAAActtcattttaacatatttgaaCCCATTTGAAGCTATTCAAGTCATTTTTAGGCTTCCTTTAAATTTTGGTTGCAAACTGAGACAATTTAGGATCTTTTCAAGTCAAAACAAGGTAAACAGGATCAAGGTCACGACATTAGAAACGAGCATCGCGACACTGAAGGCATAATACTCCAATGACATCCAAATTCACAACACTAAGACCAAAATTTGTCCAATGTTACAACATTGGCTAGTGAATGTCACAATACTAAGGATAGATTTTCCAAAGCATGTTTAAAATATCTAAAACTAATTCTAAACTATCATCAATCATTCCATAAGACTTCTAAACCTTATGAAACATAAAACACCATCAAAATATCATGTAATTCAACATATGTCTCCATCAAAGCTTGACTAAGTTCTTAGGGCTAACAAAATATTCAAGATTCACGAAGTACTTTCAATAGTAATCTTATACATATACTTTGTTTTGACTTATGTACATGTCATAATCTAATGCCAAAAGGTCAAGATCATACTCTCTTCCAGGCTTTGAGATGTGATGCGATGAGTTGAGATTGTATCTTCACTCTAGAGCTTCAAGTCGAGCTTCTATCTATACGTTAAAAAATAACATGTTAAGCTTATAAAAGTtagtaagtacatcaagatttaaATTTACCATTgaaattaaccaattttaacatataaaacagGATTAATAATATACAATGAAATTAAATAGAAAGTAACCATAGTGAAATCTCAAACTAACATATTATAAGCCACTTACCAATTTCACTAATAAGTCCACTTACCATTTAAATTTTTAGCCCAATTGTAAACTCAATAGAACACGTAGGATATGCAGAATGAACACTGAATCATTAGCACAAACGTGCATACACTATCTTACACTGAAGTGTAAAGTTAATGAAATGCTCTGAAGTGCGATATCACTAGATTGCACAAAAGTGCAACGATCACTAACGCACATAAAAATTTcctaatggcatgccatctataccCTAC contains the following coding sequences:
- the LOC107886913 gene encoding BTB/POZ domain-containing protein At3g22104 isoform X2, encoding MTFLEELRILSLYQGNCNLLEKTKKCIEELGYWTWPDLLVALKHCQEMQQVATSSGILEKCLDSIVGRLAITCEASPCASTSSPDSSGLRLSCDTRSTESLKNSFSRANWWFEDLSVLSPNLVEMLVKSMVSRKYNQVIISRFLLYYQKSKFFTASSDEKRQVLEIVIDGLYTLDPSCISCKSLFGVLRVVLNLNISKSSRNKLECMIGSQMDQATLDNLLIPSPYGTSCLYDVNLVLRFLKAFLREGGWRLSPTRMKKVASLMDLYIAEVAPDPFLRFSKFLALVVALPDSARDCWDELYHAIDVYLEVHAGLSEEEKLKICCALNYEKLSSDACVHLSQNAKFPSKSSVEALFSQQLKLKNLLQGTKNSKSDMDSPCKLNETRAKAKKGEGSEQIVLYSGRLDISGDNENLRAHLQGMQWRVIELEKLCKKMQAQMAKLMKSKTPTTHSTARSLPRLCS
- the LOC107886913 gene encoding BTB/POZ domain-containing protein At3g22104 isoform X1, with amino-acid sequence MAVCCDLEADINGEETFLLDKKIICSFSGRLSKLFGKSTGANRNKVIFNDFPGGAENFELISRFCYNKGEIDINPSNISLLYSAAEFMEMSKSVSGNCNLLEKTKKCIEELGYWTWPDLLVALKHCQEMQQVATSSGILEKCLDSIVGRLAITCEASPCASTSSPDSSGLRLSCDTRSTESLKNSFSRANWWFEDLSVLSPNLVEMLVKSMVSRKYNQVIISRFLLYYQKSKFFTASSDEKRQVLEIVIDGLYTLDPSCISCKSLFGVLRVVLNLNISKSSRNKLECMIGSQMDQATLDNLLIPSPYGTSCLYDVNLVLRFLKAFLREGGWRLSPTRMKKVASLMDLYIAEVAPDPFLRFSKFLALVVALPDSARDCWDELYHAIDVYLEVHAGLSEEEKLKICCALNYEKLSSDACVHLSQNAKFPSKSSVEALFSQQLKLKNLLQGTKNSKSDMDSPCKLNETRAKAKKGEGSEQIVLYSGRLDISGDNENLRAHLQGMQWRVIELEKLCKKMQAQMAKLMKSKTPTTHSTARSLPRLCS